From a single Candoia aspera isolate rCanAsp1 chromosome 2, rCanAsp1.hap2, whole genome shotgun sequence genomic region:
- the ENO2 gene encoding gamma-enolase has protein sequence MSIEEIRAREILDSRGNPTVEVDLHTSKGMFRAAVPSGASTGIYEALELRDNDKSRFLGKGVLQAVDHINSTIAPALVSSGLSVVEQEKIDNLMLELDGTENKSKFGANAILGVSLAVCKAAAAEKDVPLYRHIADLAGNSDLILPVPAFNVINGGSHAGNKLAMQEFMILPVGAESFRDAMRIGAEVYHNLKGVIKDKYGKDATNVGDEGGFAPNILENSEALELLKEAIEKAGYTDKIVIGMDVAASEFYRDGKYDLDFKSPDDPSRYISADELGDLYQSFVRDYPVVSIEDPFDQDDWEAWSKFTANVGIQIVGDDLTVTNPKRIEHAVEEKACNCLLLKVNQIGSVTEAIQACKLAQENGWGVMVSHRSGETEDTFIADLVVGLCTGQIKTGAPCRSERLAKYNQLMRIEEELGDEARFAGHNFRNPSVL, from the exons ATGTCTATTGAGGAGATTCGTGCTCGTGAGATCCTGGACTCTCGTGGGAATCCAACCGTTGAGGTGGATTTGCATACCTCAAAAG GAATGTTCAGGGCAGCGGTACCAAGCGGTGCCTCCACTGGCATCTATGAAGCTTTGGAACTGCGTGACAATGATAAATCCCGATTCCTTGGCAAAG gGGTTCTGCAGGCAGTGGATCACATCAACAGCACTATTGCCCCTGCTCTTGTGAGCTCT GGCCTTTCGGTTGTAGAGCAAGAGAAGATAGACAACCTCATGCTGGAACTGGATGGCACAGAGAATAAAT CTAAATTTGGAGCTAATGCCATCCTGGGTGTTTCCCTGGCTGTCTGCAAagctgctgctgcagagaaggatgTCCCCCTGTACCGACATATTGCTGACCTGGCTGGAAATTCAGATCTCATTCTGCCAGTTCCT GCTTTTAACGTGATCAATGGAGGTTCCCATGCTGGAAACAAACTGGCCATGCAAGAGTTTATGATCTTGCCGGTTGGGGCTGAAAGCTTCCGGGATGCCATGCGCATTGGTGCTGAAGTCTATCATAATCTCAAGGGTGTGATTAAAGACAAATATGGTAAAGATGCCACCAATGTAGGAGATGAAGGGGGCTTTGCCCCAAACATCCTGGAGAACAGTGAAG CTTTAGAACTGCTCAAGGAAGCCATTGAGAAAGCTGGTTATACCGATAAGATTGTGATTGGCATGGATGTGGCTGCATCAGAGTTCTACAGAGATGGCAAGTATGACTTGGACTTCAAATCCCCTGATGATCCCAGCCGTTACATCTCTGCTGATGAACTGGGTGACCTCTATCAGAGCTTTGTACGGGACTATCCAG TGGTGTCCATTGAGGATCCTTTTGATCAGGATGACTGGGAAGCCTGGTCAAAGTTCACAGCTAATGTAGGGATTCAGATAGTGGGGGATGACTTGACAGTGACCAACCCAAAACGCATTGAGCATGCAGTTGAGGAGAAGGCCTGCAACTGTCTACTGCTTAAGGTCAACCAGATTGGATCAGTCACTGAAGCCATTCAAGC CTGTAAACTGGCACAAGAGAATGGCTGGGGGGTGATGGTGAGTCACCGATCAGGGGAGACTGAAGACACCTTCATTGCTGACCTGGTGGTGGGACTCTGTACTGGGCAG ATAAAGACTGGAGCTCCATGTAGATCTGAGCGACTGGCGAAATATAATCAGCTAATGAG GATTGAGGAAGAACTTGGTGATGAAGCTCGCTTTGCTGGGCACAACTTCCGTAATCCAAGTGTCCTATAA